In the Prochlorococcus sp. MIT 1307 genome, one interval contains:
- a CDS encoding CTP synthase — translation MAKFVFVTGGVVSSIGKGIVAASLGRLLKSRGYNVSILKLDPYLNVDPGTMSPFQHGEVFVTEDGAETDLDLGHYERFTDTAMSRLNSVTTGSIYQSVINKERRGDYEGGTVQVIPHITGEIRERIHRVAANSAADVVITEIGGTVGDIESLPFLEAIREFRGDVGRNDIAYIHVTLLPFIGTSGELKTKPTQHSVKELRSIGIQPDLLVCRSDRPINNELRKKISGFCGVKDRAVIPSLDADSIYSVPLALKEEGLCREILEVLDLKDHECDLQNWADIVHKLRHPGPAVKVALVGKYVQLNDAYLSVVEALRHACIAQDASLDLHWVSAEKIETEGPERLLKSMDAVVVPGGFGNRGVDGKITSIRWAREQRIPFLGLCLGMQCAVIEWARNQAGLIGATSSELDPNTEHPVIHLLPEQQDVVDLGGTMRLGVYPCRLKLDTMVQKLYGEQVVYERHRHRYEFNNSYRNLFIESGYSISGTSPDGRLVELIELKGHPFFTACQYHPEFLSRPGKPHPLFKGLIQAAQLRLPGSPNEAIQQTKSAVEKVLPKQS, via the coding sequence ATGGCAAAGTTTGTCTTCGTAACCGGTGGAGTTGTTTCAAGCATCGGCAAAGGAATCGTTGCAGCAAGCCTTGGCCGGCTTCTAAAATCACGCGGCTACAACGTATCAATCTTAAAACTTGATCCTTATCTAAATGTAGACCCAGGGACAATGAGTCCCTTTCAACATGGAGAAGTATTCGTAACCGAAGATGGCGCCGAAACAGACTTAGATCTAGGTCATTACGAACGTTTTACTGACACAGCAATGTCTCGATTGAACAGTGTGACAACTGGATCGATATACCAATCCGTCATTAATAAAGAAAGACGAGGAGACTACGAAGGAGGGACCGTCCAAGTCATCCCCCACATTACTGGTGAAATTCGTGAGCGAATTCATCGAGTAGCTGCTAATAGTGCAGCTGATGTTGTAATAACTGAGATAGGGGGAACTGTTGGTGATATTGAATCACTACCCTTTCTAGAAGCAATTCGTGAATTCAGAGGTGATGTAGGGCGAAATGATATTGCTTATATTCACGTAACACTTTTGCCATTTATTGGCACATCTGGTGAATTAAAAACCAAACCTACGCAACACTCAGTAAAGGAGTTGCGCTCTATCGGGATACAACCAGACTTATTGGTATGTCGTAGTGATAGACCAATAAATAATGAATTACGAAAAAAAATCAGCGGCTTTTGTGGGGTTAAAGACCGAGCCGTAATCCCTTCATTAGATGCAGACAGTATCTATTCAGTTCCTCTGGCTCTCAAAGAAGAAGGTCTATGTCGAGAAATACTGGAAGTGCTTGATTTGAAAGATCATGAATGTGATTTGCAAAATTGGGCAGACATAGTTCACAAGCTTCGTCACCCTGGACCTGCAGTGAAAGTAGCCTTGGTTGGTAAATATGTTCAGTTAAACGACGCCTACCTTTCGGTAGTCGAGGCACTCCGCCATGCCTGTATTGCACAAGATGCCTCTCTAGATCTTCACTGGGTTTCTGCAGAGAAAATCGAGACTGAAGGACCAGAAAGACTTCTGAAGAGCATGGATGCTGTTGTAGTTCCCGGTGGATTTGGAAATCGTGGAGTAGATGGCAAAATCACATCAATCAGATGGGCAAGGGAGCAACGTATTCCATTCCTTGGACTGTGCTTAGGAATGCAATGCGCCGTCATTGAATGGGCTCGCAATCAAGCGGGCCTCATCGGCGCAACTAGCTCTGAACTTGATCCAAACACAGAGCATCCAGTTATTCATTTACTTCCTGAACAACAAGACGTAGTGGATCTAGGTGGAACAATGAGGCTAGGGGTCTATCCTTGCCGACTGAAGTTGGACACAATGGTGCAAAAACTTTATGGCGAGCAAGTCGTTTATGAACGTCATCGACATCGCTATGAATTCAATAACTCATATCGAAATCTATTTATTGAATCTGGATATTCCATAAGCGGTACGTCGCCAGATGGTCGTCTTGTAGAGCTTATCGAGCTAAAAGGACATCCCTTCTTCACAGCATGCCAATACCATCCTGAATTCTTATCACGCCCTGGAAAACCTCATCCTCTATTTAAAGGGTTAATTCAAGCAGCTCAATTACGTCTTCCTGGTTCACCTAATGAAGCAATACAGCAAACAAAATCTGCGGTAGAGAAAGTGTTACCCAAGCAATCTTAA